CCCCGGAGAGTCGTCTTTCCTCGGTCGACTCAgttgcaccgaacgaagccggagtcccATCCGCCGCTCTATCGTCAACGGATGTCGGCGGAGGTGAGCCCTTGATAACTGTGGAAGAActcgaagcattcttggcttcgccttcgccgtcggtcgatcttggcgaTGAACAGAACTGCATCGACGATGCTTTCTTCACCCGAGAGGTTGAAGCCTCCTTgatgtcggatgacaccgacacagcctcgaataccatcccgaaggcctcgCCGTCAGGCCTTGTCGATCCTCGCTtgatgcccgatgacactcgaattgattcgaccacggtcgtaGAGGTTTCCACGTCATCGTCGTCGATCGACTTGGTCGCGTGTGAGAAGATGTACTTCACCGACGATCCCTTCTTTTGGAGCCTGGAAGAGGTCCATGCCTTCCtgatgtccgatgacaccttCGCTGCATCGACTACGGAACAAATGGCGTGCGTGGACGATGCTCGCTCGACAACCCCGAAAGCGTTGCAAGCCTCGTTGATTTCTGATGGCACCGGCACTGATTCGACCACGGCCGAAGTGGTTTCGTCGTCATCGTCGTACGACTTTGTTGGGTATGAGCAGACGGAGAACGTAGTTGATGTCGACGACTTCATGCAAGAGATCGATGCCCTCATGAAGTCCGATGACACACCTGTGGATTCGGCAATGATCTCGTGGCTGGAGCAGTAGCTTGGAAAGCTTGTATGGAAAATgttgtttgttcatgtatatcataatactggaaggaaaagaaaattcatgttcATGCAAATATTGGCGACAataaagttcaattttcatcccATGTATTGTTGTTTCCTTCGTACGTTGGTATTTATATGATATTGTGTAGCTAATGAACTCATAATTTGAGATATCACTGTCTCGTCCTCATGCATCAACATATCATAGTTGGTCACCATCCTCAGGGAGAAACAGTCATGGGTGGGTTGACCATATATCAAAGTCAGACATTTGGATGATTGCTGTCACCAAATATTGACTTCTTCTAACCATCATCcagtaaatcatttttatgtgaTTCATGATGTTATTGTGGAGATTTAAAGGAAAACAGTCATGGGTGGGTTGACCATATATCAAAGTCAGACATTTGGATGATTGCTGTCACCAAATATTGACTTCTTCTAACCATCATCcagtaaatcatttttatgtgaTTCATGATGTTATTGTGGAGATTTAAAGGATACTGATGAAGCCCTCCCGTAGCTGAACAGTATATTTGATTGTTCATTGACATCGCTTTAAAACCATGAATGATCAAGAAAAAGAGAACAATAGAGCTGCCGCAACTGTATTAAATAGATTTTGTGCACACCATTTCCTCTCATAATCTTGCATATATTTAACAACATAAGCACACCAACGCCAAATTGGCAATGACTACATAATACCAACAAATTGATATTTCAACAGCATAGAGATCATCAGTGAAGTTCAGTTAAAAAAAACTGGTATCTATTCTCTTAATTCGCACACGAACGATAGTCCGATTGCCTTCGTTAATGTTTCGATACAAtagataggtttagaagtttgagCAAATCTGTACAGTGGATGCCACCATCAATGCCAATGTCCACAACACCAGTTGCACAGGTATGCAGATCCCTTGGAGCATCGCACCATCAGACATCCTCTCTGTGGGCAGCTCCAGCAATTGGGTTTCCTACATCTAATTTGGCAGCAACAGTTGGTCGTGAAGGTGGTGGTGCTGGTGGTTGCGGCAGCTTTGgcagggagtttgagagtttgtcggatcttCTTGAGCCGGGTTGCAGTCGTGAGGTTCTCCATTTCCCGAATAAACTTGCATAGGTGACGGATGTAGTCTGGATATAACTCTAGGTTGCAATGACCTCCTCCTTTGATCCATAAGGGATCGTACGGTTCTTCCGCTAGTTTCCATAAACCATGCCCATGAAGCCAATTCACTACATCATCTTCGGTACCCTACAAGAAGACATCCAACtgttaaaacaaaacaaaatctaCTGGGAATATTTATAATGATCATTCTGACACACACATTTAACTTGTAAATAAGAGGTATCAGTTCACactaaatacaaggaattattaACAATCTACAACACAAATTAACAACTGGTACATATTCACTAATAATAACAAGCTTAAATAGAATGGAGAAGACACAGTTACAAGCTCGATGATTACTAATTAACATTGATCGAGAGATGTATCAGGATGTCCTAATGTGTCACTGCAGTTATCTTTGAAAATATCGACCTTGGTTCCAAAATGAATGTCTTAATTACCGTCATTGAATGGCTACTTCAGTCTATGTAAATCCTGACGATTGGATATCTGATTTGTGCAAATCAATCAAGAACACAGTTCATGGTGCAAACATATTGATTtggccccaaaaacaccacaatcCATAAACACTAACTTCTCTCTAAGATTAACTCTGTAAAGTGACAATCCCACTACTGAGGTAGCCTCCCTGTGTACTATGTGTTCTCTAAAGTCACAACTTAAGTCTCTAAGCAGCAGCACCATACGTTTTGAATAAATAATATTGAAGGAGTTCCAATAAAAAGTTTCTTTCCATCAAAATCTACAGTGTATGTTTTGGTGAGTGCAATGCAGAAGTTAAGTAGCACTTTAAATTCATCAAAGTACGTGAAGAAATTGACGATATATTCCAAACTAAACACTGAATACAAAAAATTTTGCATAGCAGCTGACAAGTATCAATAAATTTAAGAAACTGATGGACTGTTCAATGTTTAGTTTatagaaaacattttttttttataacttatagTATAGAAAATAAGGCCAATTTTCAAGTTCGAAAGTTCTTATACAATGGAAAAACATCAACCAAAGTCAATCTACATCAGCATTGTTAAGGATTTAAATGCTACTATTTCACAAAGAAAGCTTTTAAATTCTTCTCAACAGAAAGAATCAAGCCACCGGTTGTTTGCAGGACAAAAGGTGATGAATTTAAGACAAAGCACTtacatgaattacaaaaactgggCACTTGACCTTTTTAATTTTGTCAATGTTCTGCATCAAAAGGCAGACCAATTAGTAGCTAAAATCACTGACCAATCTAAGAGTACGAGTAAAAAGATTGTGGTCAAAGCAAGAGGCACACTTTATAAATGTCAAAGCAGAACGAGAATTTGACATGGCAAACCACACGAAGTCCTGACAGTATAGCACTGTGAAGTACTACGCCTCGCAGTCTCGGCAAGTGAGCTGCCAAATGCAATGTGGGACCGCTACCGACAGATTGGCCATAAAGGATCAAATCTTCCTGACCGACTCCATATTCTGTCTGCAGACACTGGTACACTGCCTCGATGTCTGCATATGTGTTGTATTCGCTTGGCTAAACACCATAAAGAAATGCATGGTAGATTAATTCAACTGCTGTGGAAACCTATAAAGTTAAGACAGTGAAAGGAAACACAAGATCACAAAAATTGAAATGAGTCCTTGGAAATCCAATGAAcaacaaaatactaaaaatactaACAAAACATAGCAGAAATGTCTCGATGGCTCTCCCAAATCTAGATCACATAGAAACAAAAACACTTGCAACAATGTCTAACAGTAGACTGGTTTTGATTAAGAGTCCAACTGGCACCCCAAACCCCAACCTACCACCCCACACAAAAAATTTAGATCACCCTCAGCAAACCGTTTATCTCAAGAAAATAGCCTACGTTACCAATAGATGCTCCATATCCTAAATAGTCATATCTGCATGTTACAAGAAAGCAAACACCATTATATAAGACTTCTAAAGCAACGAAAACACCAAGAATAAGTCAATAAACAAGTGAAAAACATGTTAAACGAGGATGGATAAATGAATCAGAGAAAAGTTCAACTTCCTATGCTTTGAAAGAAAATTTTGGAAGACTCAAAACAAGCATAATATCAAACACATTCCATAAAAAATCTTCAAATTCCCTATCCTCTGAGATATCCGCATTAATATTGGGGTCTGTTTGTACATTGATCTCTATGACGCAATCATCATTGTAAAGGATATTGAAGTGGATGTGTTTACAGAATTACATTTATGCTCAAACAATTGAAATCACATCTTCATGAGATGTTTACAAGTCGGAAGTTACCTGATAAAAGTTGATTTTGTATGGCACTATAACCATAACAATTACAAGTCTTTCGCAGCTCAAGTTTCCTTCAATCTAATGCATTTTTCCTAAGATTCCAATAGAAATTGATCAATGGACAATTGTTGGATTGCGATAGTGTCCTCCACTCAAGTAACTAATATCCACATCAGAAATTTGATGTGTCTCTTAAGGTTTTTAATATTGCATTAGATATACAGCTTTAGATAAGGCTAAATCATGTAAGCTTCTCCTAATATACAAGCGTTTATAACTCTTTGGATCATATATATGAAATCctctcatcaaatccatttccagCTTTGACAACCAATCAATCATCGAAAATCAGTAATATATTGGCATTTAATTAGCCATTCACTTAGGATGATGAAAAAAAGCATTCAATCGGGGAAAACTCTGAGCATCAAACATATGATCAGCTGCAGCGCACTTTTCATTCTTTTTCCATTTAATCTAGCAAATAAAAAAGATAGCAGAGCAGTAATGTCTTCCGAATTTGCGGACTTGGTTTTCGTAGAGGTGGATAGAAATCTAATTTTAATTTAAGACAAGCGTTCATTTATTTCCAAAGGGTTTTTCTGTTTAGAAgacaatatcaataataataagaggGGTCGTTGTTCAACACAAAGGAATCTCCATGTGGTTGCGATATTGAAAAGTTAGTTCTTCACCAAACACACTTCCGTTAGGTTGACTCGATTAAATtcttatgggatatgaattaaAGATGAACACACAATGTATGGAGGAAACTAATGAACGGAATAAGGTATATCTAGTTATCGACTACCCACAAGATAGATGAAAACTTGAAGCCCATGGAAACTCTTGTAAACCGTGTCAATTAAAATGAATGAAATAGCACTAGAAGTTCTTGAAAGATGAACTGAAATAAAACCTTAATGTATGCCATGATTTAAAGAACTCTCGACTCAAGACAACTAAATGACAAAAGAGGAACCGCATTTACAAATATGTTCAAGCAACAATTGTCATGGGACAAAAGTATAAGATGATATTAACAGAAATCAGCATTAGAAGAGGTTAGTGAGAGCTCTTACAGCACTAGGAGCTGAGTTCCAGAACCAATAATAACTGAAAACTAGGAGAGGAGTCTATATATCTTACTTTACAAAATCATTTTCGAGCACACGCATGAGAATCGTAGTAAGAAACCCAGTCAGAAGAAGGACAGTCACACATGAATTAACAATTGAGAACCAATGAATCTCTAAATATTGAGGCATAGAGGATGTCCTTGAGTACTTTGCCATCCTTTCTTCaaaagatatgtcaatatttttcCATGTCACAGAATATAAAAACTCGACATCCAATTTCCTATCCTCCGAGATATCCACATTAATATCGGGGTCCGTTTGTACATTGATCTCTATGACCCGATCATCATTGTAAAGGATATTGAAGTGAATGTGTTTAAAGAGAAAGTACTTGTCTTTGCCCGAATCAGTCTTGACCCCCTCGATCTTGCCCAGGAAACCCCATAAAGGCAGATCATCATAATACATTTCAAAGTAATAGTCCTTTGATACAGCATATCTGAACTTTGCAACATCTACTTTTGACAGGTTTTTTTACAAAGAGACTTTGACTGCTGATCCTCCAGAAAATTTAATTCGTACGGTGCATCGACCAAACGATCCTCCAGAAAATTTAATTCGTACGGTAAATCAACAAAGTTTTGTAAAGAGTTGTACACACTAACAAACGTATAAATAGTGTTGCTAACAGACTCATGCAGCTCAGAAGTCGATGGAACAGTAAGGATAAGCGAATAACCTGGTGAGCAGAATGGCAAGTCATAGTAACGATATGTCTCGCTGCAGATGCAAAAGGGAAATGACTGTCACATTCAAGAAACACTGAAATGTTAAAAGTAAATGATAAATATCCTAAAACAAGAGCATCATTAAAAAAATGCCAAAGACAGGGTCAAAGGCAGCAGAATTAACAGGGCCTGGTAATCTATAAGGCTATTAACAAGCGACCTCCCAATCCAACCAGCCGAACTGATACCACTACAATATGAAGCACACCAAAGTATAAAATCCCTGAGATTTAATAGAGTTTGGTTTTTCATAAAAGAAACTATTGAGAAACCAAAATAACAATCGATGGTAAAGGATTGGAAACACTGCTAAAACATGAAGCACTCAAAAATTAGCTTTGACTGATCGGACACAGAAATCAAGAAGCATGCCAAAGCGGGAAATCTTTTAAGCTTTGACATGATCCAAGATCACAAATCCCTAATCTTGAATTCGGAatttgacttatttaatgaaAAAGCAACTATCCACGCGAATCAAAATAAGCTTACAAAACAGTAAACGATCGGATCGACGAAAACACGAAGCATGCGAAATCAAAGACGATTTTTAGCTTTGACGCTTAATGGAGACTTGGGTATTTCTATCCATAAAACAAAAACCACCGACtaagagaaataaaatgaaactACAAAAGCGAATCATGATCCTGCGTTCATTCTAAATCACAAAACAAGCAAACGGATGATCGCATTCTTGAAGAAAAGCAAGGGACGCAGACAAAGATCTATTCGCTTCAAATGATGCgcaaaataaaaaagcaaattcagcgacgaaggaggaattcgaAACCGATAATGACGCAAGAATCGAAAGGAAATCACCTGGGGTTGTGGAAAGGTCCGGCCTTATTGGCAAATAGGGGGACATGATCACCCTCTTTGTACCTATGATTGGTTCCATCAGCTCCCACCCTCAAACCACAAGCCATTACGAGAAGAACGAACGTAGATAACTCCATCTTCAAGATCCTCGAACCTGAAATCGATCAAATAAAACTCCAAATCAGCCCTCAAATCCATACATTTCGCTGAGGCTTTCTAACCGATGCTCACCTTCGTTCCCGAGCCGAGGAAGACCGAAGGGGGCGATCGGCTCGCTGGTGGATAGGCACGTGCGAGAGTCCATTTCtaattatacataaatatataatgcAACGATAAATTCTAATTAGTCTAATTAATTTGGGGGCTTACAGAACAGGAAACACGCTTCTTGGATTCGATTCAAGAATCGAATCTGTCCAATCCCGCGCGGCCATTGCCTATATAGTCGTATCCCTCTCCTCTCCCACTCTCGCTCTGTCTTCTCGCCTGCCTCTCGCCTCTCCTCTGTtccattctccttctcctcctcctagttgATTTCCTCACCTCTCTTCATCAAGAAACCGTTTTTAGTCGTCCATGGATCCCGTCGACGTCGTTCCGAGTGGttacaggttccttcccacggcggaggaactcgtgGTCGACTACCTCGCCAACTGCGTTGCCGGCACACGGCTCCCTagccgcgctgtcgccttcgccgatgtctacggcaccgagccgtggaatcttctctgcaacggtcgacaggagggctatttctttgcggagcgcaagcccaagaacagcggcGGCCCGCGCGTCGATCGAAGGGCCGGCACCGGTTCTTGGACTCTGAACAAAAAGCAAGAACCCGTCAAGTCCATCGTCGacgggcgcgagatggtggtggGACGAAAGAGCTTCCTCTCCTTCAACGATGGCCGGCGGAAAAACTCCGGGTGGGTAATGTATGAGTATGAGATGTGTTCCCCGGGcttcgagagacgagttctctgtcacgttaAGAAGAGTTCGCATCATGCCATCTCCGGCGGCAATTTCATCAAAAAGGTTGAGTCGACGTTCACGGAGGCCGCGACAGAGACGATCTCCGGCGGCAGCCTCGTTGGgcagaagagaaatagagaggaatcttctactctctcagCAAAAGCATTGACTCCCTCAAAGAAGCCAGCACATTCATTgcagtccgacgtctcaccacctccaaccgcggtggtgcaacaTCCCATATCGGCTCGTCCTGTGACACCCCCGGAGAGTCGTCTTTCCTCGGTCGACTCAgttgcaccgaacgaagccggagtcccATCCGCCGCTCTATCGTCAACGGATGTCGGCGGAGGTGAGCCCTTGATAACTGTGGAAGAActcgaagcattcttggcttcgccttcgccgtcggtcgatcttggcgaTGAACAGAACTGCATCGACGATGCTTTCTTCACCCGAGAGGTTGAAGCCTCCTTgatgtcggatgacaccgacacagcctcgaataccatcccgaaggcctcgCCGTCAGGCCTTGTCGATCCTCGCTtgatgcccgatgacactcgaattgattcgaccacggtcgtaGAGGTTTCCACGTCATCGTCGTCGATCGACTTGGTCGCGTGTGAGAAGATGTACTTCACCGACGATCCCTTCTTTTGGAGCCTGGAAGAGGTCCATGCCTTCCtgatgtccgatgacaccttCGCTGCATCGACTACGGAACAAATGGCGTGCGTGGACGATGCTCGCTCGACAACCCCGAAAGCGTTGCAAGCCTCGTTGATTTCTGATGGCACCGGCACTGATTCGACCACGGCCGAAGTGGTTTCGTCGTCATCGTCGTACGACTTTGTTGGGTATGAGCAGACGGAGAACGTAGTTGATGTCGACGACTTCATGCAAGAGATCGATGCCCTCATGAAGTCCGATGACACACCTGTGGATTCGGCAATGATCTCGTGGCTGGAGCAGTAGCTTGGAAAGCTTGTATGGAAAATgttgtttgttcatgtatatcataatactggaaggaaaagaaaattcatgttcATGCAAATATTGGCGACAataaagttcaattttcatcccATGTATTGTTGTTTCCTTCATACGTTGGTATTTATATGATATTGTGTAGCTAATGAACTCATAATTTGAGATATCACTGTCTCGTCCTCATGCATCAACATATCATAGTTGGTCACCATCCTCAGGGAGAAACAGTCATGGGTGGGTTGACCATATATCAAAGTCAGACATTTGGATGATTGCTGTCACCAAATATTGACTTCTTCTAACCATCATCcagtaaatcatttttatgtgaTTCATGATGTTATTGTGGAGATTTAAAGGATACTGATGAAGCCCTCCCGTAGCTGAACAGTATATTTGATTGTTCATTGACATCGCTTTAAAACCATGAATGATCAAGAAAAAGAGAACAATAGAGCTGCCGCAACTGTATTAAATAGATTTTGTGCACACCATTTCCTCTCATAATCTTGCATATATTTAACAACATAAGCACACCAACGCCAAATTGGCAATGACTACATAATACCAACAAATTGATATTTCAACAGCATAGAGATCATCAGTGACGATTCAGTTCAAAAAAACCGGTATCTATTCTCTTAATTCGCACACAAACGATAGCCCGATTGCCTTCGTTAATGTTTCGATACAAtagataggtttagaagtttgagCAAATCTGTACAACGGATGCCACCATCAATGCCAATCTCCACAACACCAGTTGCACAGGTATGCAGATCCCTTGGAGCATCGCACCATCAGACATCCTCTCCGTGGGCAGCTCCAGCAATCGGGTTTCCTGCATCTAATTTGGCAGCAACAGTTGGTCGTGAAGGTGGTGGTGCTGGTGGTTGCAGCAGCTTTGgcagggagtttgagagtttgccgGATCTTCTTGAGCCGGGTTGCAGTCGTGAGGTTCTCCATTTCCCGAATAAACTTGCATAGGTGACGGATGTAGTCTGGATATAACTCTAGGTTGCAATGACCTCCTCCTTTGATCCATAAGGGATCGTATGGTTCTTCCGCTAGTTTCCATAAACCATGTCCATGAAGCCAATTCACTACATCATCTTCGGTACCCTACAAGAAGACATCCAACTGTTAAAACAAAACAGAATCTACTGGGAATATTTATAATGATCATTCTGACACACATTTTAACTTGTAAATAAGAGGTATCGGTTCACactaaatacaaggaattattgACAATCTACAACACAAATTGTCAACTGGTACATattagaacataaaacaaaatcactaCTAATAACAGGCTTAAATAGAATCAATGGAGAAGACACAGTTACAAGCTCGATGATTACTAACTAACATTGATCGAGAGATGTATCATGATATCTTAATGTGTCACTGCAGTTATCTTTGAAAATATCGACCTTGGTTCCAAAATGAATGTCTTAATTACCGCCATTGAATGGCTACTCTAGTCTATGtaaatcaataataataagagGGGTCGTTGTTCCACACAAAGGAATCTCCATGTGGTTGCAATATTGAAAAGTTAGTTCTTCACCAGAGACACTTCTGTTAGGTTGACTCGATTAAATTCTTATGGAATATGAATTAAAGATGAACACACAATGTATGGAGGAAACAAAGAAAAGGAATAAGGTATATCTAGTTATCTACCACCCACATGATAGACGAAAACTTGAAGCCCATGGAAACTCTTGTAAACTGTGTCAATTAAAATGAATGAAATAGCACTAGAAGTTCTTGAAAGACGAACTGAAATAAAACCTTAATGTATGCCATGATTCAAAGAATTCTCGACTCAAGACAACTAAATGACAAAGAGGTACCGCATTTACAAATATGTTCAAGCACAACAGTATCAAGATGCAAAAACAGACTGCAGTGTCTATGCTAGACCAACTGAATGGTAGAATTATCTAGTACAAAAGAGAAGGCCAGATACTTACCTCCACCACCACCCATGATCCTCTGCTGCAAGTTGGAAATATGTCAATGCAACAGTGATGAACGCTGTGCCAATTATAAGAATGATGAAAACAATAAAAAGCAtactatatattgtatatatgttGTGACCCCACACTCTAGCAAATATATAGTACAGTTCTACTTGTACATAGATGGCACTAAAAGGAAGGAATCCTGCCATTGCCATCTGAGGTTGGTTCCTCGACACCATGCCAAATCAGGAATTTCTCTTGGGTGCTTGTTGGTATGGCATGGAGCTTGGAATTCAGTTATGCTGCTTTTACCGGCAACCCTACCCAATATGAGCAAAGGGGAAGTAACCAATGCCCATATAAGTAGAATCACAAGGATGGTTCCAAATGGCAGAGCTGCAGTTGCGCTATATGTAATAGAAACAGTGTTCCGGAAGAAGAAAGTCAAGAACAAGGGACCACAAAATAAGCAGCCAGTCAACAACAAATTCCTCACCTGCAGTCAAATAGAGGCAAAGATAATTAACCCATGCAGACTACCAGTGGTATGACTAGAAAATAATGCTGAAGCAACTTCTTACCCAATTAGTCCCTTCGAGCTGCATATAGAAGGAGCTCGCTGTGTAACCAGCGATACCAGAAGTCAGAGCATAGATGACAACAAGAGCTGTGTAAAGGGCTCCCCGATTGTATGGGTAGAACACAACAACAAGTGCAAGAAGGAAGATGAACATTGTACTAGTCATGAGACAAAAGTAGCAGATGATATTAACAGaaatcagcattagaagagtttagTGAGAGCTCTTACAGCACAAGGAGCTGAGTTCCAGAACCAATAATAGCTGAAAACAATGACTTGTTCTTTGGAAATCGGAAGACGTCACCAAGGATATGTTTCCATCCAGAATCCTCTTGATCTTCAAGAGACTCCTCAATGAGAGAATATCTTcatgatgatactattttagtGAAAGATGAAAAAATAAACATCAGGAAATATGTTTCAAAAGGAAAACCGTGGAGTTTATATATCTTActtaaaatatcatttttgagCACACGCATGAGAATCGTAGAGGTTTGACTGCTGCTCCTCCAGAAAATTTAATAAGTACGGTGCATCGACCATACGATCACCACTTAGAACTTCCCCAAGGGCTTCCGTCTTTTCGGTAACATGCTCTAAATCAACAAAGTTTCGTAAAGAGTTGTACACACTAACAAACGTATAAATAGTGTTGCTAACAGATTCAAGCAGCTCAGAAGTCGATGGAACAGTAAGGATAAGTGAATAACCTGGTGAGCAGAATGGCAAGTCATAGTAACGATATGTCTCGCTGCAGATGCAAAAGGGAAATGACTGTCACATTCAAGAAACACTGAAATGTTAGAagtaaaagataaatatcctaaaaCAAGAGCATCATTAAAAAATGCCAAAGACAGGGTCAAAGGCAGCAGAATTAACAGGGCCTGGTAATCTATAAGGCTATTAACAAGCGACAGAACGAAACAGATCCTCACAATCCAACAAGCAGAACTGACACCACTACAATATGAAGCACACCAAAGTATAAAATCCCTGAGATTTAATTGAGTTTGGTTTTTCATAAAAGAAACTATTGAGAAACCAAAATAACAAGATGGTAAAGGATTGGAAACACTGCTAAAACATGAAGCACTCAAAAATTAGCTTTGCTTGATCGGTCTCAGAAATCAAGAAGCATGCCAAAGCGGGA
The window above is part of the Musa acuminata AAA Group cultivar baxijiao chromosome BXJ1-1, Cavendish_Baxijiao_AAA, whole genome shotgun sequence genome. Proteins encoded here:
- the LOC103998977 gene encoding uncharacterized protein LOC103998977 isoform X1 → MDSRTCLSTSEPIAPFGLPRLGNEGSRILKMELSTFVLLVMACGLRVGADGTNHRYKEGDHVPLFANKAGPFHNPSHFPFASAARHIVTMTCHSAHQPSEYNTYADIEAVYQCLQTEYGVGQEDLILYGQSVGSGPTLHLAAHLPRLRGVVLHSAILSGLRVVCHVKFSFCFDIYKNIDKIKKVKCPVFVIHGTEDDVVNWLHGHGLWKLAEEPYDPLWIKGGGHCNLELYPDYIRHLCKFIREMENLTTATRLKKIRQTLKLPAKAAATTSTTTFTTNCCCQIRCRKPNCWSCPQRGCLMVRCSKGSAYLCNWCCGHWH
- the LOC135587753 gene encoding protein CUP-SHAPED COTYLEDON 2-like, encoding MDPVDVVPSGYRFLPTAEELVVDYLANCVAGTRLPSRAVAFADVYGTEPWNLLCNGRQEGYFFAERKPKNSGGPRVDRRAGTGSWTLNKKQEPVKSIVDGREMVVGRKSFLSFNDGRRKNSGWVMYEYEMCSPGFERRVLCHVKKSSHHAISGGNFIKKVESTFTEAATETISGGSLVGQKRNREESSTLSAKALTPSKKPAHSLQSDVSPPPTAVVQHPISARPVTPPESRLSSVDSVAPNEAGVPSAALSSTDVGGGEPLITVEELEAFLASPSPSVDLGDEQNCIDDAFFTREVEASLMSDDTDTASNTIPKASPSGLVDPRLMPDDTRIDSTTVVEVSTSSSSIDLVACEKMYFTDDPFFWSLEEVHAFLMSDDTFAASTTEQMACVDDARSTTPKALQASLISDGTGTDSTTAEVVSSSSSYDFVGYEQTENVVDVDDFMQEIDALMKSDDTPVDSAMISWLEQ
- the LOC103998977 gene encoding uncharacterized protein LOC103998977 isoform X2, which encodes MEPIIGTKRVIMSPYLPIRPDLSTTPARHIVTMTCHSAHQPSEYNTYADIEAVYQCLQTEYGVGQEDLILYGQSVGSGPTLHLAAHLPRLRGVVLHSAILSGLRVVCHVKFSFCFDIYKNIDKIKKVKCPVFVIHGTEDDVVNWLHGHGLWKLAEEPYDPLWIKGGGHCNLELYPDYIRHLCKFIREMENLTTATRLKKIRQTLKLPAKAAATTSTTTFTTNCCCQIRCRKPNCWSCPQRGCLMVRCSKGSAYLCNWCCGHWH
- the LOC135587758 gene encoding protein CUP-SHAPED COTYLEDON 2-like — protein: MDPVDVVPSGYRFLPTAEELVVDYLANCVAGTRLPSRAVAFADVYGTEPWNLLCNGRQEGYFFAERKPKNSGGPRVDRRAGTGSWTLNKKQEPVKSIVDGREMVVGRKSFLSFNDGRRKNSGWVMYEYEMCSPGFERRVLCHVKKSSHHAISGGNFIKKVESTFTEAATETISGGSLVGQKRNREESSTLSAKALTPSKKPAHSLQSDVSPPPTAVVQHPISARPVTPPESRLSSVDSVAPNEAGVPSAALSSTDVGGGEPLITVEELEAFLASPSPSVDLGDEQNCIDDAFFTREVEASLMSDDTDTASNTIPKASPSGLVDPRLMPDDTRIDSTTVVEVSTSSSSIDLVACEKMYFTDDPFFWSLEEVHAFLMSDDTFAASTTEQMACVDDARSTTPKALQASLISDGTGTDSTTAEVVSSSSSYDFVGYEQTENVVDVDDFMQEIDALMKSDDTPVDSAMISWLEQ